From Calditrichia bacterium, the proteins below share one genomic window:
- the mrdA gene encoding penicillin-binding protein 2, whose amino-acid sequence MTFYVMIIAAMLILTVRFYNLQVLDEDIYRQKSEANSVKKETQIPIRGLIYDRDGRLITDNRPAFSIYVVPAMINKNESALDLLASLLDLDPVKIKRNFFTSRRFQPVKIARYVSQQTLATIQANKLSLPGVEWRVEPKRNYNYNRSFAHVLGTLGEITESELEAMDQYEPGDLIGKKGLERFFDNQLRGQKGFRFVQVDALGRTVSELETDESRPPYPGKDLYLTIDARLQLFADSLFGEYNGALVAINVRNGEILTLVSKPDYDLNWFTESVDPDIWKDLTSNPRNPLYDRVTQATYPPGSTYKMVAAIAALNEGIVSPQWSVFCPGYYRIGRRVVRCWNAAGHGEQNLVSAIKNSCNVYFYQLGLKIGIDQWTKYSRMFHFGEKTGVELRGEKDGLVPSKAYYERRYGKGGATAGMMANIAIGQGELLTTPLQMAQFAMILANSGKYYQLHLFKEMVDKLSGDKERPKIIEGKINDIKPEVFETVREGMRQVVAGGTGWRASVWRMTGAGKTGTAQNPHGKSHAWFIGFAPFEDPEIAVAVILENGGSGSGMAAPVIGEYLRRYFYYQGKFSYEEEKSFLVKLWAEQRKKAQLDSLVNRPIPELDVRPID is encoded by the coding sequence ATGACATTTTATGTCATGATAATTGCCGCTATGCTGATCCTGACTGTGCGATTTTATAATCTGCAGGTGCTGGATGAGGATATCTACCGTCAAAAATCAGAAGCGAACAGCGTAAAAAAAGAAACACAAATTCCCATTCGCGGATTGATTTACGACCGCGATGGCCGCCTGATTACCGATAATCGCCCGGCGTTTTCGATTTACGTTGTTCCGGCGATGATCAATAAAAATGAATCTGCGCTCGATCTTCTCGCCTCATTGCTCGATTTGGATCCCGTAAAAATTAAACGTAATTTTTTTACATCGCGTCGATTTCAACCGGTGAAAATTGCCCGTTATGTATCGCAACAAACGTTGGCAACTATTCAGGCAAACAAACTCTCTTTGCCGGGAGTTGAATGGCGGGTGGAACCCAAACGCAATTATAACTACAACCGCAGTTTTGCACATGTTTTGGGCACGCTTGGCGAAATTACCGAATCCGAGTTAGAAGCCATGGATCAGTATGAACCTGGCGATCTGATCGGAAAAAAAGGGTTGGAACGCTTTTTTGATAACCAATTGCGCGGTCAGAAAGGTTTTCGGTTTGTGCAGGTAGATGCGCTCGGACGAACCGTAAGCGAACTGGAAACGGACGAAAGCCGCCCGCCATATCCGGGAAAAGATTTATACTTGACCATCGATGCCCGGTTACAATTGTTTGCCGATTCGTTATTTGGCGAATACAACGGAGCGTTAGTCGCCATTAATGTCCGCAATGGCGAAATTTTGACGCTGGTTTCGAAACCGGATTACGATTTGAACTGGTTCACTGAATCCGTAGATCCTGATATTTGGAAAGATCTCACCTCAAATCCCCGAAATCCATTGTATGACCGGGTTACTCAGGCAACTTATCCGCCGGGATCAACATACAAAATGGTTGCGGCAATTGCCGCACTGAACGAGGGAATTGTTAGTCCGCAATGGTCGGTTTTTTGCCCCGGATATTATCGGATTGGTCGCCGGGTGGTGCGCTGTTGGAATGCTGCCGGTCATGGTGAACAAAACCTGGTATCCGCAATAAAAAATTCCTGCAATGTTTATTTTTATCAATTGGGTTTAAAAATCGGTATCGACCAGTGGACAAAATACAGCCGGATGTTTCATTTCGGCGAAAAAACAGGTGTCGAACTGCGGGGTGAAAAAGATGGTTTAGTGCCCAGCAAGGCTTATTACGAACGCCGCTATGGCAAAGGCGGCGCAACTGCAGGGATGATGGCAAATATTGCCATTGGGCAGGGGGAGTTACTTACAACCCCTTTGCAAATGGCTCAGTTTGCGATGATTTTAGCCAACAGCGGCAAATATTATCAACTCCATTTATTCAAAGAAATGGTAGATAAATTATCCGGTGATAAAGAACGCCCGAAAATTATTGAAGGAAAAATTAACGACATCAAACCGGAAGTTTTTGAAACGGTTCGCGAAGGAATGCGACAAGTGGTTGCTGGCGGAACCGGTTGGCGTGCCAGCGTTTGGCGAATGACCGGTGCAGGCAAAACCGGAACAGCGCAAAATCCGCATGGAAAATCGCATGCCTGGTTTATCGGATTTGCACCATTTGAGGACCCGGAAATTGCCGTCGCCGTTATTTTGGAAAATGGTGGTTCTGGCAGCGGGATGGCAGCGCCGGTTATCGGGGAATATTTGCGACGATATTTTTATTATCAGGGCAAATTCAGTTACGAAGAAGAAAAATCGTTTCTTGTAAAATTATGGGCTGAGCAGCGCAAAAAAGCACAGCTCGATAGTTTGGTAAACCGCCCAATTCCGGAATTAGACGTTCGTCCCATCGACTAA
- the rodA gene encoding rod shape-determining protein RodA, whose product MLNQIKKLDITMLLSLTGLLAMGLAALYSTSQSSGINFFNNQLQWIFLGTITMLTVAFMPNRIIYDFAYIGYAISLVFLVLIFFMGTSGYGATRWLRIAGVGFQPSELAKIATLLAVARYLSDERLDINRLKPFLIASCIFLVPFVLVAKQPDLGTALVFTIMVLPIFYWVGLGTEKIILLVTPGIVLFASFNYFTFLLVMIFILVFIFYYLRPNVIFGSIYFIVNIAVGLLTPLFWNQLKDYQKKRITTFWNPEADRLGSGYQIIQSKVAIGSGGFTGKGFLQGSQTQLRYLPEQHNDFIFAVIGEEFGFIGVMLGFALFTIFLIRVVQIANASRNRFRSVVAIGIGAIIGFHTFVNIGMTVGIFPVTGLPLPFISYGGTALLINMIMVGLLLNFYRHRYEY is encoded by the coding sequence ATGTTAAATCAAATCAAAAAGTTAGATATCACAATGCTGCTCAGCCTTACCGGGCTGTTGGCGATGGGGCTTGCAGCATTGTATTCCACATCGCAATCTTCAGGAATCAATTTTTTTAACAACCAATTGCAGTGGATCTTTTTGGGAACGATCACAATGCTGACGGTTGCATTTATGCCCAACCGCATCATTTATGATTTTGCATATATCGGTTATGCTATTTCTCTGGTTTTTTTAGTGTTGATATTTTTCATGGGAACGTCCGGATATGGCGCAACACGATGGCTGCGGATTGCCGGTGTCGGGTTTCAGCCATCGGAATTGGCAAAAATTGCGACGTTATTGGCAGTTGCCCGATATTTATCGGACGAACGGTTGGATATCAATCGTTTGAAACCATTTCTGATTGCCAGCTGTATTTTTCTTGTTCCGTTTGTGCTGGTTGCCAAACAACCGGACTTGGGAACAGCTCTCGTTTTTACGATCATGGTGTTGCCGATTTTTTATTGGGTTGGTTTGGGAACGGAAAAAATTATCCTGCTCGTTACGCCGGGAATTGTTCTGTTTGCGTCGTTCAATTATTTCACATTTTTGCTGGTGATGATATTTATTTTGGTTTTTATTTTCTATTATCTTCGCCCGAATGTAATTTTTGGAAGCATTTATTTTATTGTAAATATTGCAGTTGGATTGCTTACGCCACTGTTTTGGAATCAATTAAAAGATTATCAGAAAAAACGGATCACCACTTTTTGGAACCCGGAAGCGGACCGGCTGGGCTCCGGTTACCAGATTATTCAATCAAAAGTAGCTATCGGTTCTGGTGGTTTCACCGGCAAAGGATTTTTGCAAGGTTCACAAACCCAATTGCGCTATTTACCGGAGCAGCACAACGATTTTATTTTTGCCGTCATCGGCGAAGAATTCGGATTTATCGGTGTGATGCTCGGTTTTGCGTTGTTCACAATTTTTCTGATCCGTGTTGTGCAAATTGCCAATGCTTCGCGCAACCGATTTCGTAGTGTGGTTGCCATTGGCATTGGCGCGATTATCGGGTTTCACACCTTCGTTAACATTGGCATGACGGTCGGTATTTTTCCCGTGACCGGGTTGCCGCTGCCGTTTATCAGCTACGGCGGTACTGCTTTGCTCATCAACATGATAATGGTGGGATTGCTCCTCAATTTCTATCGCCACCGCTACGAATACTGA
- the lgt gene encoding prolipoprotein diacylglyceryl transferase, with protein MYPELFRIGPVVVSSYGLMLATAFMVGMYLTTRLVRQRNMDEDAVVNLAFGIIISAIVGSRLLYVLTHLSEFEGRWQYTFLPIQPDGSIGLSGLIFLGGFIGAVITGYIYVRMKKLPVWKTADSVAPSLALGLAFGRIGCFLNGCCFGRACDLPWGVQFPVGSPATAFMGDVHLHPTQLYSSAYALLIFALLIWMNHKKMADGIMAGTFLVLYGLSRFTVDFFRYYESQMQVGPLYMNQVISIILILGGLLIIWQSRQKESAKSAITS; from the coding sequence ATGTACCCGGAATTATTCCGGATCGGACCCGTTGTGGTCAGCAGCTACGGCTTGATGCTGGCGACCGCCTTTATGGTTGGCATGTATTTGACCACGCGCCTGGTTCGTCAACGAAATATGGATGAAGATGCCGTTGTGAACCTCGCGTTCGGGATTATCATCAGTGCGATTGTCGGCTCGCGGCTGTTGTATGTGCTCACGCATCTCAGCGAATTTGAGGGACGCTGGCAATACACTTTTCTGCCGATTCAGCCGGATGGTAGTATTGGTTTAAGCGGTTTAATTTTTCTGGGTGGATTTATTGGCGCTGTGATCACCGGATATATTTACGTCCGCATGAAAAAATTGCCGGTCTGGAAAACAGCGGACAGCGTCGCGCCATCATTGGCACTCGGGCTGGCGTTCGGTCGAATTGGCTGTTTTCTCAACGGGTGCTGTTTTGGGAGAGCTTGCGATTTACCGTGGGGCGTGCAATTTCCGGTTGGCAGTCCGGCAACTGCGTTTATGGGCGATGTGCATTTACACCCAACCCAACTGTATTCATCCGCATATGCGCTGCTCATTTTTGCCCTACTGATATGGATGAATCACAAAAAAATGGCAGACGGCATTATGGCTGGAACGTTTTTGGTATTATACGGTTTATCGAGATTTACAGTAGATTTTTTTCGCTATTACGAAAGCCAGATGCAGGTCGGACCGTTGTATATGAATCAGGTGATCAGCATCATCTTAATTTTGGGTGGATTGCTTATAATTTGGCAATCGCGCCAAAAGGAATCTGCCAAAAGCGCAATAACTTCTTGA
- a CDS encoding tetratricopeptide repeat protein: MKTLIKAMGKTIWVFAIVALIASCAGSKKSSANSNDAKQAEDDYIADLLGISQTDSNTNTGGGTQTTGQQDDNLLELLQENETGNTNRTATPASNPVATGTTDQVDKLESEVDDLQRRIAEKDRTIDVLKNQVDQLESQTQKRTATPSYTSTNTGMNYSSGSGSYKQDYQAAYNLFQSRRYRDAINAFEAFLADGSTNSLSDNAQYWIGESHYALGDYSAAIVAFEKVFTYKNSNKNDYSQYKLGQCYYMLKDYTRSRQEFQTLIDNYKNSSLISRAQGYLRKM; the protein is encoded by the coding sequence ATGAAAACATTGATCAAGGCAATGGGGAAAACAATTTGGGTATTTGCCATTGTTGCGCTGATTGCATCATGCGCCGGTTCCAAAAAATCCAGTGCAAATTCCAATGATGCCAAACAGGCGGAAGACGATTACATTGCCGATCTATTGGGTATTTCTCAAACTGACAGTAATACAAACACCGGCGGCGGAACCCAAACGACCGGGCAACAAGACGACAATTTGCTGGAACTGCTTCAGGAAAACGAAACAGGCAACACCAATCGTACCGCAACCCCGGCAAGCAACCCGGTTGCAACCGGAACGACGGATCAGGTTGACAAATTAGAGAGCGAAGTTGACGATTTGCAACGCCGGATTGCCGAAAAAGACCGGACAATTGATGTGTTGAAAAATCAGGTTGATCAGTTGGAAAGCCAAACCCAAAAACGCACAGCCACACCAAGCTACACCAGCACCAACACCGGAATGAATTATTCGAGTGGTAGCGGTAGCTATAAACAAGATTATCAGGCAGCTTACAACTTGTTCCAAAGCCGTCGCTATCGCGATGCGATTAATGCTTTTGAAGCATTTTTGGCAGATGGCAGCACCAACAGCTTGTCCGACAATGCGCAATACTGGATCGGCGAAAGCCATTACGCGCTCGGCGATTACAGCGCCGCAATTGTTGCGTTTGAAAAGGTGTTCACTTATAAAAATTCCAACAAAAACGACTATTCCCAATACAAATTGGGGCAGTGCTATTACATGCTGAAAGACTACACACGCTCCCGTCAGGAATTTCAAACACTGATTGACAATTATAAAAATTCTTCTTTAATTAGCAGGGCTCAAGGATATTTGAGAAAAATGTAA
- the pyrR gene encoding bifunctional pyr operon transcriptional regulator/uracil phosphoribosyltransferase PyrR → MSESIKAQILSKRDMDRIITRLAHEILEKNRGTENLVIIGLQTRGAYLADRITKKITEIENAEVPTGFLDVTLYRDDFRTRLKQPSVQVTNIPFAIDEKNIVLVDDVLYTGRTVRAALDALMDFGRPARIYLTVLVDRGHRELPIRADFVGKNIPTSIGEEVRVKMTEIDEDDAVFLVEIS, encoded by the coding sequence ATGTCTGAATCGATCAAAGCACAAATTTTGAGCAAACGCGACATGGACAGAATTATCACCCGGCTCGCCCACGAAATTTTGGAGAAAAATCGCGGAACGGAAAATCTGGTGATCATCGGGTTGCAAACGCGCGGTGCGTATCTCGCCGATCGCATCACAAAAAAGATTACTGAAATTGAAAATGCGGAAGTGCCCACCGGATTTCTGGATGTCACGCTGTATCGCGACGATTTTCGCACCCGGTTGAAACAACCCTCGGTGCAGGTGACCAACATCCCGTTCGCCATCGATGAAAAAAATATTGTGCTGGTGGACGATGTGCTTTACACCGGACGAACGGTTCGCGCGGCATTGGATGCGTTGATGGATTTCGGGCGACCCGCCAGAATTTATTTAACAGTTCTGGTCGATCGCGGACACCGCGAATTGCCCATCCGTGCCGATTTTGTGGGCAAAAATATCCCCACATCAATTGGCGAAGAAGTGCGTGTCAAAATGACAGAAATCGACGAAGACGACGCGGTTTTTCTGGTGGAAATATCGTAA
- a CDS encoding aspartate carbamoyltransferase catalytic subunit translates to MLNSRHLLGLDGMPAEQIQLILDSARSFREILDRPIKRVPTLQGKTVVNLFYEPSTRTRISFELAQKRMSADIVNFSASTSSVKKGESLIDTVKNIEAMKIDMVVVRHSSPGAAYLLTQVLDANIINAGDGGHEHPTQALLDMLTIRSKFGTLEGLTVGIVGDVSHSRVAMSNIFGLITMGAKVIVCGPPTLIPRDIEKLGVEVSYHIDDIIPRVDVLNILRIQLERQKTGLFPSLREYHNFFGITQERLDKAEKPVLIMHPGPMNRGLEISSAVADSEHSVILEQVTNGIALRMAVLYLLGGGKSEL, encoded by the coding sequence ATGCTAAATTCCAGACATTTGCTGGGCTTGGATGGAATGCCGGCAGAACAAATTCAACTGATTTTGGACAGTGCCCGTTCCTTCCGGGAAATTTTGGATCGCCCGATAAAACGCGTGCCGACATTGCAGGGTAAAACGGTGGTCAACCTGTTTTACGAACCCTCAACCCGAACCCGTATTTCATTCGAACTGGCGCAAAAACGGATGTCCGCAGATATCGTTAATTTTTCTGCGAGTACCAGCTCGGTAAAAAAGGGCGAATCGCTGATCGATACCGTAAAAAATATTGAAGCGATGAAAATTGACATGGTGGTGGTTCGCCACTCATCACCCGGCGCGGCGTATTTGTTGACGCAGGTGCTGGATGCCAACATCATCAACGCTGGCGATGGCGGACACGAACACCCCACACAGGCGTTGCTGGATATGCTGACCATTCGCTCGAAGTTCGGAACGCTGGAAGGCTTAACTGTCGGTATTGTTGGGGATGTGTCGCATTCGCGTGTGGCGATGTCCAATATTTTTGGGCTGATTACGATGGGTGCCAAAGTGATTGTTTGCGGCCCGCCGACGCTCATTCCCCGCGATATCGAAAAACTGGGTGTGGAAGTGAGCTATCACATCGACGATATTATTCCGCGAGTGGACGTGCTCAACATTCTCCGTATCCAACTGGAGCGACAGAAAACCGGGCTGTTCCCATCTTTGCGGGAATACCACAACTTTTTTGGCATCACACAGGAACGGTTGGACAAAGCCGAGAAACCGGTGCTGATTATGCACCCCGGACCCATGAATCGCGGGTTGGAAATTTCCAGCGCAGTTGCGGATAGCGAACACTCCGTTATTTTGGAACAAGTTACCAACGGCATTGCCTTGCGCATGGCGGTGCTCTATTTATTAGGAGGAGGCAAAAGTGAATTATAA
- a CDS encoding dihydroorotase, with translation MPEKLLLKNAHVVDAALDIDEKQDVLIQNGVIESVGKIPADGFDGIVEDLQGKVLSPGWMDMHVHLREPGREDEETVESGSLAAANGGFTAVCCMPNTTPAIDSQEIIQYIIDRAKGSLVNVHPVAAITKHRDGNELAEILDLVEQGAVAISDDGDPVMSAGIMRRALEYSKMVDIPILGHEEDKTMTEEGHMHEGFWSTRWGIGGIPSIAEDVMIARDIMLAEYTGGRFHVQHIATKGGVDLVRQAKAKGISVTAEACTHHFTLTDEAVKNYDTNAKMKPPLRGADDVAAILEGLKDGTIDVIATDHAPHSWEEKASEFIYAPFGIVGLETAMGLSITQLLKPGILDLKSMIAKLTVHPYRILRLEVPVIQKGKAANITIFDPAATWKFDVKRSLSKSTNTPFNGWELTGKPHKVIHNGLFFESVL, from the coding sequence TTGCCGGAAAAATTGTTGCTAAAAAACGCTCATGTGGTCGATGCCGCACTGGATATCGATGAAAAACAGGATGTGCTCATCCAAAACGGTGTGATCGAATCCGTCGGCAAAATTCCCGCAGATGGCTTCGATGGCATTGTGGAAGATCTGCAGGGCAAAGTGCTCTCACCCGGCTGGATGGACATGCACGTGCATCTCCGCGAACCCGGTCGGGAAGATGAAGAAACGGTGGAAAGCGGTTCGCTGGCTGCCGCAAATGGCGGTTTTACGGCAGTTTGCTGCATGCCCAACACCACGCCGGCAATCGATTCGCAGGAAATTATTCAATATATAATCGATCGCGCGAAAGGCTCGCTCGTCAATGTTCATCCGGTTGCGGCGATCACCAAACACCGTGATGGCAACGAATTGGCGGAAATTCTGGACCTTGTCGAACAGGGCGCCGTAGCCATTTCCGATGATGGCGATCCGGTGATGAGTGCCGGAATTATGCGCCGCGCGCTGGAATACAGCAAAATGGTCGATATCCCCATTCTCGGTCACGAAGAGGACAAAACGATGACCGAAGAAGGACACATGCACGAGGGATTTTGGTCAACGCGATGGGGCATCGGCGGGATTCCGTCGATTGCGGAAGATGTGATGATCGCCCGTGATATTATGTTGGCAGAATACACCGGCGGCAGATTTCACGTTCAGCATATTGCCACCAAAGGCGGCGTTGATCTGGTTCGGCAGGCAAAAGCAAAAGGCATTTCGGTAACCGCGGAAGCTTGCACCCATCACTTTACACTGACTGACGAAGCGGTGAAAAATTACGATACGAATGCCAAAATGAAGCCGCCGTTACGCGGCGCAGACGATGTCGCGGCAATTTTGGAAGGCTTGAAAGATGGCACAATCGATGTGATCGCCACGGACCATGCCCCGCATTCGTGGGAAGAAAAAGCCTCAGAATTTATTTACGCACCGTTCGGAATTGTGGGGCTGGAAACCGCAATGGGACTATCGATTACCCAACTGCTGAAACCCGGCATCCTGGATCTGAAATCGATGATTGCCAAATTAACGGTGCATCCGTATCGCATTTTGCGGTTGGAAGTGCCGGTTATCCAAAAAGGAAAGGCGGCAAACATTACCATTTTTGATCCCGCCGCAACCTGGAAATTTGATGTAAAACGCAGCCTCTCCAAAAGCACCAACACGCCTTTCAACGGCTGGGAACTGACCGGCAAACCGCACAAAGTGATTCACAACGGATTATTTTTTGAATCCGTGCTCTAA
- the dnaK gene encoding molecular chaperone DnaK encodes MATKKVIGIDLGTTNSVVSVMEGGEPTVIPNSEGSRTTPSIVGFAKSGEILVGATAKRQMITNPSNTVYSIKRFMGRGLSEATEECKMVPYKLKDGVNNLAVVEAGGKEYTPQEISAMILQKMKQTAEDYLGDKVTDAVITVPAYFNDSQRKATKEAGEIAGLNVLRIINEPTAAALAYGLEKKSNQKIAVYDLGGGTFDISILEIGDGVFEVKSTNGDTHLGGDNFDQRVVDHIAEEFKKENGIDLRKDPMALQRLREAAEKAKIELSSTLQTDINLPFITADASGPKHLQMTLTRSKFEQLVEDLSQRTLVPVQKALDDAGLSTSEIDEVILVGGSTRIPRIQQLVKEKFNKETHKGLNPDEVVAVGAAIQGGVLAGEVKDVLLLDVTPLSLGIETMGGIFTRLIERNTTIPTRKSEVFTTAADNQPSVEVHVLQGERELARDNRTLGRFILDGIPPAPRGIPKIEVTFDIDANGILNVSAKDLASGREQKIRIEASSGLSENEIEKMVKDAKENAAEDRKRRELVDARNAADSLVYQTEKNLNDYGDKLGADVKNKIEAAVGRVKSVKDSENVGDIRSAVDALNQIWNEASTNLYGQEGAPGAAQAQTDAAGEADKKGGDSVEEADFEVVDDDKDNK; translated from the coding sequence ATGGCAACAAAGAAAGTAATCGGCATCGATTTGGGAACAACCAACTCAGTCGTATCTGTGATGGAAGGTGGCGAGCCCACCGTAATTCCAAATTCCGAAGGTAGCAGAACCACCCCATCGATCGTCGGGTTTGCAAAATCCGGTGAAATTCTGGTTGGCGCAACAGCCAAACGCCAGATGATCACCAACCCGAGCAACACCGTTTACTCGATCAAACGCTTTATGGGACGCGGATTATCCGAAGCCACCGAAGAATGCAAAATGGTGCCCTATAAGCTGAAAGACGGTGTAAACAACCTCGCGGTTGTGGAAGCCGGCGGAAAAGAATACACGCCACAGGAAATTTCCGCAATGATTTTGCAGAAAATGAAACAAACTGCGGAAGATTATCTCGGTGACAAAGTGACCGACGCGGTCATTACCGTTCCGGCATATTTTAATGACAGCCAGCGTAAAGCAACTAAAGAAGCCGGTGAAATTGCCGGTTTGAACGTATTGCGCATCATTAACGAGCCAACCGCCGCAGCGCTTGCTTACGGTTTGGAAAAGAAAAGTAATCAAAAAATTGCGGTTTACGACCTCGGCGGTGGAACCTTCGATATTTCCATCCTGGAAATTGGCGACGGCGTTTTCGAAGTGAAATCGACCAACGGTGATACCCATCTCGGTGGTGATAATTTTGACCAGCGCGTTGTCGATCACATTGCCGAAGAATTCAAAAAAGAGAACGGCATCGATCTGCGGAAAGATCCGATGGCGTTACAACGTTTGCGCGAAGCGGCGGAAAAAGCCAAAATCGAGCTCAGCAGCACGCTGCAAACGGACATCAACTTGCCGTTTATTACCGCAGATGCATCCGGACCGAAGCACTTGCAAATGACCCTCACCCGTTCGAAATTTGAACAATTGGTTGAAGATCTGAGCCAGCGCACTCTGGTTCCGGTTCAAAAAGCGTTGGATGACGCCGGATTGTCCACCTCGGAAATTGACGAAGTGATTCTGGTTGGCGGCTCAACCCGCATTCCGCGAATCCAGCAGCTGGTAAAAGAAAAATTCAACAAAGAAACGCACAAAGGGTTGAATCCTGATGAGGTTGTGGCTGTTGGCGCAGCCATTCAAGGTGGCGTTTTGGCTGGCGAAGTGAAAGATGTGCTGTTGCTGGACGTAACCCCGCTTTCGCTGGGAATCGAAACGATGGGCGGCATTTTTACCCGCTTGATCGAACGCAACACCACCATTCCTACCCGCAAAAGCGAAGTGTTCACCACGGCGGCAGATAACCAACCTTCCGTAGAAGTGCATGTGCTGCAAGGCGAGCGCGAACTGGCGCGTGATAACCGCACGCTCGGCCGCTTCATTTTGGATGGTATTCCGCCCGCACCGCGCGGCATTCCCAAAATCGAAGTTACGTTCGATATCGATGCAAACGGTATTCTAAACGTATCCGCCAAAGATTTGGCCAGTGGACGCGAACAGAAAATCCGCATCGAAGCGAGCAGCGGTTTGAGTGAAAACGAAATCGAAAAAATGGTGAAAGATGCCAAAGAAAACGCAGCGGAAGACCGCAAACGCCGCGAACTGGTAGATGCCCGAAACGCAGCAGACAGCCTCGTTTATCAAACCGAGAAGAATTTGAACGATTACGGCGATAAACTTGGTGCGGATGTAAAAAATAAAATCGAAGCCGCTGTCGGTCGCGTGAAAAGCGTGAAAGATTCCGAAAATGTTGGCGACATTCGCTCTGCAGTGGATGCCCTCAACCAAATCTGGAACGAAGCATCGACCAACCTGTATGGACAGGAAGGCGCACCCGGTGCTGCCCAAGCGCAAACAGATGCAGCAGGCGAAGCCGATAAAAAAGGTGGCGACTCTGTAGAAGAAGCTGATTTCGAAGTTGTTGACGACGACAAAGACAATAAATAA
- a CDS encoding nucleotide exchange factor GrpE: protein MEKTIETEDKINVSPEAEENRMNDDESSENKMDEPSESPVDEIADATEAESEETKSPDLNIKFSADQLMEKLRLSDEQNIRLRAEFANYKKRIEREQIEFAVYLKGEVLKEFMPILDDFKMMLETAEKKENEESVLQGARMIYEKFLSLLKKQGVQIIEAVGEEFDPNLHEALMMQPTEDKSKHNRVLQVFQDGFTVGDKLLRPTKVIVGQYQDE, encoded by the coding sequence ATGGAAAAAACAATTGAAACGGAAGATAAAATCAATGTTTCACCGGAAGCGGAAGAAAACCGGATGAACGATGATGAATCTTCTGAAAATAAAATGGATGAGCCGTCCGAATCTCCGGTGGATGAAATTGCTGATGCAACTGAAGCTGAATCCGAAGAAACGAAGTCGCCGGATCTGAATATCAAGTTTAGCGCTGATCAGCTCATGGAAAAATTACGGCTTTCCGATGAGCAAAATATTCGGTTGCGTGCGGAATTTGCAAATTACAAAAAACGCATCGAACGCGAGCAAATTGAATTTGCTGTTTATCTCAAAGGGGAAGTGCTCAAAGAGTTCATGCCTATTCTGGATGATTTCAAAATGATGCTCGAAACCGCCGAAAAAAAGGAGAACGAGGAAAGCGTTTTACAAGGTGCACGGATGATTTACGAAAAATTTCTCTCGTTGCTGAAAAAACAGGGTGTTCAGATAATCGAAGCAGTGGGAGAGGAGTTCGACCCAAATCTTCACGAAGCATTGATGATGCAACCCACAGAAGACAAGTCGAAACACAACCGTGTGCTTCAGGTATTTCAGGACGGATTTACGGTTGGTGACAAATTGCTGCGTCCGACCAAGGTAATTGTCGGGCAATATCAAGATGAGTAA
- the csrA gene encoding carbon storage regulator CsrA, with translation MLVLTRRLGESINIGDNIKITVVDIDGKQVKIGIEAPKDISIFREEVYERIKKENLRAAASATSDQLKKAAQIFKKDSKEDE, from the coding sequence ATGCTAGTATTAACAAGGAGGTTAGGTGAGTCCATCAATATCGGTGATAATATTAAAATCACTGTTGTTGATATTGATGGAAAGCAGGTAAAGATTGGCATTGAAGCGCCAAAGGACATTTCCATTTTTCGTGAGGAAGTGTACGAGCGCATCAAAAAAGAAAATCTACGGGCTGCAGCCAGTGCGACATCTGACCAATTGAAAAAAGCTGCTCAAATCTTCAAAAAAGATTCCAAAGAAGACGAATAA